From Penaeus vannamei isolate JL-2024 chromosome 12, ASM4276789v1, whole genome shotgun sequence, the proteins below share one genomic window:
- the Mi-2 gene encoding chromodomain-helicase-DNA-binding protein Mi-2 homolog isoform X3, which produces MPSDVEETEYREEEEEQGEGEEEEQDQGDSNEEEQDEEWGGGKRKRKKSKKRKSSRGERGRKKRKKKDESESEGEYEEEGGRVDSDNQEETPKGRGRGKGRGRPPATPTATVPESNNFTGGGDQMPTVAEVCESFGLNDVELEYTDSDFQNLTTYKLFQQHVRPLLAKENPRVPVSKLMMLVAAKWREFTARNQQQEEEEEDEIVEEEEEEEPEPAPVQITPKGRGRPRKAKVDEEVEEDFDDDSEGVGKKKRGRKRTATAEGKNKKGGKVPTLKIKLGKRKKDTSVSLGHTKGLNKNNEPVLQESQKEDESSQDSDAEFEQMLAEAEDMNKAEDEAEQQNAPKKKAKTKIGNKNKRKKRMKAKDEDGYETDHQSPPNQDYCEVCQQGGEIILCDTCPKAYHLVCLEPELEEAPEGKWSCPTCESEGVKEEDEHMEYCKVCKDGGELLCCDSCVNAYHTYCLSPPLFEVPEGEWTCQRCACEPLPGKVQKILFWRYVDPPKPPENWKEIVGDKWEKYQFKQLREFLVKWVDMSYWHCSWISELMLDVHHPQMLRSYFKKFDPDEPPVPGMDDDDEVGSQRRGKSIDPNSLEERYYKYGIKSTWLKIHRVLNHRSLRDGTIQYLVKWRDLPYDQATWEDEDEEIIGLKTAIEFYHDLRAACNADAVGKSKKGKKKGKARARELGEEDREPSSPRRYTPPPDKPVTNLSKKWEKQPDYLDMTGLSLHEYQLEGVNWLRYSWGQGTDTILADEMGLGKTIQTIAFLYSLYKEGHSKGPFLVAVPLSTIINWEREFEMWAPDFYVVTYVGDRESRSMIREHELSFEEGAVRSASKATRIRTTNVKFNVLLTSYEMISMDQACLGSLEWACLVVDEAHRLKSNQSKFFRVLNQYNIVYRLLLTGTPLQNNLEELFHLLNFLCPEKFSDLSSFQNEFEDIAKEDQIKKLHDLLGPHMLRRLKTDVLKNMPTKSEFIIRVELSPLQKKYYKYILTRNFEALNSRGGGQQVSLLNIVMDLKKCCNHPYLFPAAAEEAPKLPNGMYVSRDLVKASGKFILLESMLEKLKRDGHRVLIFSQMTRMLDVLEDFCEGMGYKYERIDGGITGQARQEAIDRFNAPGAQQFIFLLSTRAGGLGINLATADTVIIYDSDWNPHNDIQAFSRAHRIGQANKVMIYRFVTRNSVEERVTQVAKRKMMLTHLVVRPGMGSKATNFSKQELDDILRFGTEELFKEEEGKEDEAIHYDNQAIEELLDRTKEGIEQKENWANEYLSSFKVASYVTKEGEEEEMEDVEVLKQEADNTDSLYWERLLRHHFEQQQEDLARTLGKGKRVRKQVNYNDAADGREDLSWQEQGSDYNSDFSMPSDNDNDDEFDEKNETEGGRRSRRRGDRGDRDRPLPPLLARVGGNIEVLGFNARQRKAFLNAVMRYGMPPQEAFNSQWLVRDLRGKSEKCFRAYTSLFMRHLCEPGNDNAETFADGVPREGLSRQHVLTRIGVMSLIRKKISEFETINGHYSMPEALNRPVEPAVVDGGKSNGTSASGTPATSVTPSPAPSVKGESEDKEEDKKEEAKKEEDKKTEDKEKKDEKETEKEEEKKEEKVEKKEEEKTEGEKEKKEEPAETPEVKAEEEEKKETEQTEKTEKPEEEKKEEPEKMEVEETKKEEEKKEEVKMETEEKEQKEGEQKTEEKEEAEVKTEKVEKTEDDKETEKKEEVKKEEEEKEEEKDKEKEKEKEGDKDKEKDKDKKEEDDKKDSKKKDVDSVAKRKFMFNIADGGFTELHTLWQNEEKAAVPGREYEIWHRRHDYWLLAGIVTHGYGRWQDIQNDVRFAIINEPFKMDVGKGNFLEIKNKFLARRFKQLLEQALVIEEQLRRAAFLNLQQDPHHPACTLNARFAEVECLAESHQHLSKESLAGNKPANAVLNKVLNQLEELLSDMKSDVTRLPASLARIPPVAQRLQMSERSILSRLASGAGNVDKSAQGAGQISTTFPGGFTPTGALPTLGNANFANFRPQYSLPGAATGPGVPSVQVSSLQSLGASLHMLAASNPLLDPHLSMQQPPTSHSGAISAATRASLLLHQQQQQQLQQHSGDTKNLIYLD; this is translated from the exons ATGCCCTCGGACGTGGAGGAAACGGAGTACAGAG aggaggaggaggagcaaggggaaggggaggaagaagaacaagatcaAGGTGATTcaaatgaagaagaacaagatgaagagtggggtggaggaaagcggaaacgaaagaaaagtaaaaagagaaaatcgTCACGTGGTGAGCGAGGgcggaaaaaacgaaagaagaaagatgagagtgagagt GAAGGTGAATATGAAGAAGAGGGTGGTCGTGTTGACTCAGACAATCAAGAAGAGACCCCGAAAGGAAGGGGGCGTGGAAAGGGACGTGGGAGACCTCCTGCAACTCCCACAGCAACAGTACCAGAATCAA ATAATTTCACAGGTGGAGGAGATCAGATGCCAACTGTTGCTGAGGTGTGTGAAAGCTTTGGTCTGAATGATGTCGAATTGGAGTACACTGATTCAGACTTTCAGAATTTGACAACTTACAAGTTGTTCCAGCAACATGTGCGTCCACTTCTGGCTAAGGAAAATCCAAGG GTACCAGTGTCAAAGTTGATGATGTTGGTAGCTGCAAAGTGGCGTGAATTCACGGCTCGCAAtcagcagcaggaagaggaggaggaagatgaaattgtagaagaggaggaagaagaggaaccagAACCAGCACCGGTACAA ATAACACCCAAGGGTCGAGGACGCCCTAGAAAAGCCAAGGTAGATGAAGAAGTTGAGgaagattttgatgatgatagtgagggcGTGGGTAAGAAGAAACGTGGCCGAAAACGCACTGCTACAGctgaaggaaaaaacaaaaagggtGGAAAAGTTCCAACTTTGAAGATTAagttagggaagaggaagaaggacaccTCGGTGAGTCTG GGCCACACCAAAGGACTGAACAAAAACAATGAGCCGGTCCTGCAGGAGTCCCAGAAA GAGGATGAGTCAAGCCAAGACAGTGATGCAGAGTTTGAGCAAATGTTAGCTGAGGCAGAGGACATGAATAAGGCTGAAGATGAGGCAGAACAGCAAAATGCGCCCAAAAAGAAAGCCAAAACCAAGATTGGCAACAAAAATAAGCGTAAAAAACGTATGAAGGCAAAGGATGAGGATGGATATGAAACAGATCAtcaa TCTCCCCCAAATCAGGATTACTGCGAGGTATGTCAGCAGGGTGGTGAGATCATCCTTTGTGACACTTGTCCTAAGGCTTACCATCTGGTGTGTCTTGAACCAGAATTGGAAGAGGCTCCTGAGGGCAAGTGGTCATGCCCCACTTGTGAGTCAGAGGGAGTCAAGGAAGAAGATGAACATATGGAGTACTGTAAAGTTTGTAAG GATGGTGGTGAACTTCTTTGCTGTGATTCATGTGTGAATGCCTACCATACATATTGTTTGTCACCACCTTTGTTTGAAGTACCTGAAGGAGAATGGACCTGTCAGCGCTGTGCTTGTGAACCTTTGCCAGGAAAAGTCCAGAAGATCCTATTCTGGAG ATATGTTGACCCTCCAAAGCCACCAGAGAATTGGAAGGAGATTGTTGGAGACAAATGGGAAAAATATCAGTTCAAACAGCTGCGAGAGTTTTTGGTGAAGTGGGTTGATATGTCATACTGGCACTGCTCTTGGATTTCTGAACTCATGTTGGATGTACATCATCCTCAG atGTTGCGCTCATACTTCAAAAAGTTTGATCCAGATGAGCCACCTGTACCTGGTATGGATGACGACGATGAAGTAGGGTCACAAAGACGTGGCAAAAGCATTGATCCAAACTCCTTGGAAGAAAG ATATTACAAATATGGAATTAAGTCCACCTGGTTGAAAATCCATCGTGTGTTGAACCATCGTTCTTTGCGGGATGGAACCATACAGTATCTTGTGAAATGGCGAGACTTACCCTATGACCAAGCTACatgggaagatgaggatgaagagattATTGGCTTAAAAACTGCAATTGAGTTTTATCATGATCTGAGAGCAGCATGTAATGCTGATGCTG ttggtaagagtaagaaaggaaagaagaaaggcaagGCAAGGGCACGAGAATTGGGAGAAGAAGATCGTGAGCCTTCTTCACCCCGGCGATACACTCCTCCACCTGATAAACCAGTAACGAACCTCAGTAAGAAGTGGGAGAAGCAGCCAGACTACCTGGATATGACTGGGCTCTCACTTCACGAGTATCAGCTTGAGGGTGTTAATTGGTTACG ATATTCTTGGGGTCAGGGAACAGACACCATCTTGGCTGATGAGATGGGTCTTGGAAAGACAATTCAGACCATTGCATTTTTGTATTCACTCTACAAAGAAGGACACTCTAAAGGTCCCTTCCTTGTAGCTGTCCCACTCTCCACCATCATTAATTGGGAAAGAGAGTTTGAGATGTGGGCCCCAGACTTCTATGTTGTTACATATGTAGGTGACAGAGAATCACGATCTATGATTCGTGAGCATGAATTGTCATTTGAGGAAGGAGCAGTGCGAAGTGCATCAAAAGCCACACGTATCCGTACAACAAATGTAAAATTCAATGTACTTCTAACCTCCTATGAGATGATATCTATGGATCAAGCTTGCCTAGGATCATTAGAGTGGGCATGCTTGGTTGTAGATGAAGCTCACAGATTGAAGAGTAACCAGTCTAAG TTCTTCCGTGTGCTGAACCAGTACAACATCGTTTATCGTCTGCTTTTAACTGGAACCCCACTTCAAAACAACCTGGAGGAACTTTTCCATTTACTCAACTTCTTGTGTCCTGAAAAATTCTCTGATCTATCATCCTTCCAAAATGAATTTGAAGATATTGCAAAAGAAGATCAGATTAAAAAACTGCACGATTTGCTTGGACCTCACATGTTGAGAAGATTGAAGACTGATGTACTCAAG AACATGCCAACCAAGTCAGAGTTCATCATTCGTGTGGAGTTATCACCACTGCAGAAGAAATACTACAAATACATTCTTACCCGTAATTTTGAAGCCCTTAACTCAAGAGGAGGAGGCCAGCAG gtttcttTGCTCAACATTGTCATGGATCTGAAGAAGTGTTGCAACCATCCATACCTCTTCCCAGCAGCAGCAGAGGAGGCCCCAAAGCTGCCAAATGGAATGTATGTAAGCAGAGACCTTGTGAAGGCCAGTGGCAAGTTCATTCTCCTGGAGAGTATGTTGGAGAAGCTCAAACGTGATGGCCATCG tgTGTTGATTTTCTCCCAGATGACAAGGATGTTAGATGTTTTGGAAGACTTCTGTGAGGGCATGGGTTACAAATATGAAAGAATTGATGGTGGCATCACTGGTCAAGCTCGTCAAGAAGCCATTGATAG ATTCAATGCTCCAGGTGCCCAgcagtttattttcttattgtctaCTCGTGCTGGTGGTTTAGGTATCAACTTGGCCACTGCAGATACTGTCATCATCTATGATTCTGATTGGAATCCACATAACGATATTCAAGCTTTCTCCAGAGCTCATCGTATTGGTCAGGCAAATAAG GTGATGATTTACCGGTTTGTGACTCGTAACTCTGTTGAAGAAAGAGTCACACAGGTTGCTAAGAGAAAGATGATGTTGACTCACTTGGTTGTCCGTCCTGGAATGGGATCAAAAGCCACAAACTTCTCCAAACAAGAATTGGATGATATCTTGAG GTTTGGTACAGAAGAACTTTTCAAagaagaggaaggcaaagaggatGAAGCTATCCATTATGATAACCAGGCTATTGAGGAACTCCTTGACCGTACAAAGGAGGGTATTGAACAGAAGGAGAACTGGGCTAATGAGTATCTCAGCTCTTTCAAGGTTGCTTCATATGTTaccaaagaaggggaagag gaggaaatggaagatgtTGAGGTTTTGAAGCAAGAAGCAGATAATACAGATTCCCTTTACTGGGAACGACTTTTGCGCCATCACTTCGAACAACAACAGGAAGATCTGGCAAGAACTCTTGGAAAGGGTAAACGAGTCAGGAAACAG GTGAACTACAACGATGCAGCAGATGGTAGAGAAGATCTTAGCTGGCAAGAACAGGGATCAGACTACAACTCTGACTTCTCCATGCcatctgacaatgataatgatgatgaatttgatgaaaagaatgaaa CTGAAGGAGGCCGTAGATCACGCCGTCGTGGTGACAGAGGTGACCGTGATCGTCCATTGCCGCCACTTCTTGCCCGAGTTGGAGGAAATATTGAA GTTCTGGGATTCAATGCCAGACAACGCAAGGCTTTCCTCAATGCAGTTATGCGTTATGGAATGCCTCCTCAAGAAGCTTTCAACTCTCAATG GTTGGTACGAGACCTCCGAGGCAAGAGTGAGAAGTGCTTCAGAGCATACACATCTCTCTTCATGCGCCATTTGTGTGAGCCTGGTAATGACAATGCTGAAACATTTGCTGATGGAGTGCCTCGTGAAGGATTAAGCAGACAACACGTTCTCACCAGAATTGGAGTGATGTCACTCATTCGCAAAAAG atttcAGAGTTCGAGACAATCAATGGCCATTACTCAATGCCAGAAGCTCTAAATAGGCCTGTTGAGCCAGCAGTAGTAGATGGTGGCAAGAGCAATGGTACTTCTGCTTCTG GCACACCAGCAACAAGTGTAACTCCATCTCCTGCACCATCTGTGAAGGGAGAAtcagaagacaaggaagaggacaaaaaggaagaagctaagaaagaagaagacaagaagaccgaagataaagaaaagaaggatgaaaaggagacagaaaaggaagaagaaaagaaggaagagaaggtagagaagaaggaggaagagaagacggaaggagaaaaagaaaag AAGGAGGAACCTGCTGAAACACCAGAAgtaaaggcagaggaagaagaaaagaaagaaacagaacaaacTGAGAAGACTGAGAAGcctgaagaggagaagaaagaggagccaGAGAAGATGGAAGTAGAAGAGaccaagaaggaagaagagaagaaagaggaagtgaaaatggaaactgaagaaaaagaacagaaggaaggagaacaaaagactgaagaaaaggaagag GCTGAGGTCAAGACTGAAAAGGTTGAAAAGACAGAGGATGATAAGGAgactgaaaagaaggaagaagtcaagaaagaagaggaagagaaggaggaggagaaagacaaagagaaagaaaaggagaaggaaggagataaagacaaagaaaaggacaaagataagaaggaggaggatgataagaaGGATTCCAAGAAGAAGGATGTGGATTCCGTGGCAAAGAGAAAGTTCATGTTCAATATTGCTGACGGTGGATTCACTGAGCTGCACACACTGTGGCAAAATGAGGAGAAGGCAGCTGTTCCTGGCCGCGAGTATGAGATTTGGCACCGCAG GCATGATTATTGGCTGCTTGCTGGCATTGTTACCCATGGGTATGGAAGGTGGCAAGACATCCAGAATGATGTCAGGTTTGCCATCATCAATGAGCCATTCAAGATGGATGTGGGCAAGGGTAATTTCTTGGAAATTAAAAACAAATTCCTTGCCAGAAGGTTCAAG CAGCTGTTAGAGCAAGCACTGGTCATTGAGGAACAGCTGCGTCGTGCAGCATTCCTTAACTTACAACAGGATCCCCATCATCCTGCTTGCACCTTGAATGCTCGTTTCGCTGAAGTGGAATGTCTGGCCGAATCACACCAGCACCTCAGCAAGGAGTCCCTGGCTGGAAATAAGCCAGCTAATGCAGTGCTAAATAAG GTGCTGAACCAGCTTGAGGAGCTGCTGTCAGACATGAAATCTGATGTCACACGGTTACCTGCTTCCCTTGCCCGTATTCCCCCTGTGGCCCAGCGTCTCCAAATGTCTGAGCGTTCTATCCTATCTCGCCTGGCCTCAGGCGCGGGTAATGTGGACAAAAGCGCTCAAGGAGCAG